The Malus sylvestris chromosome 3, drMalSylv7.2, whole genome shotgun sequence genomic sequence TGGTTGACTTAAGTCACGATCAAGGTAAACTAATGGAGCATTTTGTTTATCTTTTTTGCTGGGTAAGATGCTTTATAATATGTTACAGTTACACTCATGCAGTGTAGGAAAAACGGTAGTATCTATTGTGAATAAATTTCATGTTAATGGGAAGAGGGGCTttgtatgattttatttataagtaagttgggctaCTCTCAGTATTGCCACTTGATTTTATGGTAGAATCTCAACTTCTTCATGATATCAGAGCAAGTTGTCTCACATGTGAAGTCAAACGGTCACACGCGCTCTACATCATCCCGTTGTGTTGTCCActtgttaggcttgaaaattcgtcatACATGAGGAGACGTGTTGAGAATAAGTCTCATATTGATGAAAGAAGTGACCTTGCATGATGTAACCTCAACTTCGTCAATACCtcgagacatcatcaaatgtaaACCAAGACATTTGTTTGCCAAAAAATTTAACAGAAGAAATTGTTACATTGTAAAAGCAACATGTTTCTTCCAGAATGTGCCATGCTACGTACGTTCAGGGGCATATTTATATAGGGACCGGGGTGGTCCCAGGACCTCCGAACATCGAAGAAACGCTTATGAAGAACCTCAGAGGACCACCCTAAACCCTAAGCGAAGCTCTATGAAGGACTTGATAGGATAAATTATAGTGAATTATTAGGATAACATAGTAGATATAAGAGCCACCATTCCCTGGGTTTTATTCGCCGAAAAGCTTGAGTTGCAGAATCgacaaaatgaagaagaagggttGTGCTTTTGCACCCTGCTTTTTTATGTTGTCGTTTTGCATTATTTCTATCCATTTTTTCTAATTTGGACCCACCATCTtctatttaatatatttttctgcCCCAATTTTCCGTTCGCCCTTTTTTCTGTAAAAGGATCCTCGTCGGATCATTTTCCTAAGAATTCGGAAAATTTTGTAATCGTGTGGTCAATTTCCGttatgtactatttatatttaattttaaattttaattaatttatgactgcataatatataataaacgaACACAATTACGAGATTCCTCGAATCCCTGGGAAAAGGATGTGGCGAGgatcctttttccttttttctatcccttgtagaagtattgaatgctAAATATGTTTTTAACCTTTTAAATTACTAGTATGACTTCACCTCTTAATTATTAATATCTCAAAAGAAAGAACATCTTTCAAGTTAAGAGtatgttagatcccacatccttcaggggagtggatcatctatGCCTTAAATATACATGCCCACCtctatatagcacgaggccttttgggagctcactagcttcgggttccataggaactccaaagttaagtgagatggtgcgagagcaatcccaggatgggtgacctattgagaagttctcatgtgagttctcagaaacaaaaccgtgaggccATGGTCAGGGTCCAAAgtagacaatattgtgctacggcagagtcggGACTGGGATAtgacaaaatggtatcagagccattctGCCGTTCGGTgcaagtgtgccgacgaggacgttgggtccctaaggggggtggattgttatatcccagagcaatcccaggatgggtgacccactgggaagttctcgtgtgagttctcagaaacaaaaccatgaagacGTGATCGGGGCaaaaaacggacaatatcgtgctatggtggaggCGCGGGGCCCATGATGTGGTGGAGCCTAGGTCggaatgtgacaatttggtaacAGAGCCACTTTGCCGTTCGGTGCaagtgtgccgacaaggacgtcaggcccctaaggggggtggattgttagatcccacatcgcctaggggagtagATCCTCTATGTCTTaaatgtacatgcccacctccatatagcacgaggccttttgggagctcactgacttcggattccataggaactccgaagttaagcgagatcgcgcaagagcaatcccaagatgggtaacaatatcgtgttacggcggaGGCGCTGTgtacaatatcgtgctacgatggaggCGCTGAGTACGTTAACAAGATAATTGCAATTTAAACTTCattgtttgataaaaaataaaaaaaaggtgaacCATTTTCTTTTGCGTATTTCCAGATTGTTTTCATGTTTCCAGCAGTGGCCAATATGCAGGATTAAGGTGCCACTGCAACCCATTTCCTGAACAGCCTTTTCTTGCGAAAGTTAAAGCTCTGCAATTTTCAGCTTCTGCTCTTGTTGGGATTCGTTCAACAACTCCggctttcaagtttcaacccaTTCAAACTAGAAGACGCGAAAACCCAACTTACACtaggttttgaatttttgatgaGTGGTATCAAATCGAATCAGGACCCTTCTcttaatttcaattttgtggtttttttttgtttttttgttgaaaatacAACTTcattaatgaaataaaatattagaatttgtgaTAGATAGttgattttgaaattcaaaagtcTAAagtccaaataaaaacaaaaccctCCATAAACAAAGTCTAAAgtccaaacaaaaacaaaaccctcCGTAAACAGAGTAAGACATAGTTGATTTTGAAATTGGAACCTCATCTTTTTTCAGTCATGAGGAGCTACACCTACACCAATAAGGATTGACACCATGTTGATTGGGCTTCAGCACTTTTGACTATGACTCAAATGCACTTCCATAATTCACACTTGGAACAAAACGTGTTCTGCTCTGATGTTTGCAATCTCAAATGGAGCACAGTAATCAAttgaattaaattattactttgtcCATTTGCCTAAACTTTAAGTCCTCCTTACTCTTCAGCTTGTCAATTAAACAAGAAATTAGCCCTCgaacaaaaaaatagaaaagaagaaataatTGTGGTGGGCCACATTCGTGAGATGGGTTCAACGTATTATATTAGGACAAGTTCCCAAACTTCTTTGTGAGCATGTTGGGAGTTTTGTGACTGTTGGATTTCATAAAATTGATGGTGGATTATTTCTATTAATCATTTGTATTAATAATGATTAATATAGTGATTTAATATAAGAGAGATTGATTTCGAGGCTAGACACAACAAGACGGTCACGATCCAAGAACGTATCAGTGAGTGGACCTTTAGGTTCAACCTATACACGAGATATATGATTTTCGAAAGGGTTTTTATGAAAGGGGATTATATTCGCACACACATTAAATTATATTTTccaaatctttttatttttttaatattttttgacacaccactaacacttaatagaaaatattaaaaaattaaaagggtatGAGAAAAGTAATTTTGGGGTGTGTTAATATAATATCTCTTTTATGAAATATCGTGTTATCATGTCAATGTTTTACTTAGCGAAcgcaaatattttatatattgaaGACGTTATGATTTATGTGTTTTGTGAACATTATTATGGCATGATCATACATTTTTATTATCTCATCATGTATGTTAAACTGATGTCTATAGTACTGTCTGGGATCATGACCaacttcacgtgtatgttcacattgcaCGTTGGATTTATGTAGTTCCAGCCTGTACTATTTGCATTTAGCTTTCAAGACTAAAGTGTGATGTGCCTTGCACCAACTTCACGTAATCACGTGTATTTGTACTTGAGTGTAGATTTATTCACCCATCTTGTTCATGTTAGAGTGTCCTCCCTTGCATGAGCTCGTTGGTCTGCATTTTTTATGAGAATATTATATTATACTTGTTATATTTGAGATTTATCGTGATATAAATGTATTATTCAATTTCGCTTTTAACGAGAATCGAATTtaaaacatatcacatcatgTGAATAGTAATATACTATTGGAGAAATAAATAACAACAGTGTAAGTTCAAGTCATTTGATTCGATATTATATGGTTGTATAAGTTCAAGTCACCTTGAATCCACTGTGTAAGCACTTGAGTTAAAATACCAAGTGAGAAGTTATATGGTTGTAAGGCAAAATAATGCCAGGTGTTGTAATCCTAGCAACTAGCTAGATGAAAGGCTGAGATTGCTTTGTAATGAGAAAGAATCCACCTTGGATTCTAACGGTTAGTTAAGCACCGAATGAGTGAgtttttgtagagagagaagcaATTGAATATGCTCAGCAATATTCTGTAGAGAGTAACAAACCATTTTTGAAAATTCTTCTTTGTTCATCCTTCACTCTTTGTTCTTCGATTGCTAATCTCATAACCAGaatttaaatcaaataacaacatgtttatatataataCGCATATAGACATAAACACATAGGTCAAATGTGCACCATTTTGTGCAGTATATACATCTTCTGGAAGCCATGACAGTTGCATATGAACATTTTTAAGTTGCAACTTGCAAGCTTGTCAATGTATCAATATATAATATTTGTCTGCAATTTCCCAATATCTTCAAGGTCGCGTAAAGATTCTTTTATGCATTAGTCTATGGATTTAAAGATGTTTGTTTTCGTTTGATTTGACTTTAGTAGTAAACAACAAACAAAAGACTTCAAAGAGTCACTTACAGGGAATTAAATAATTTGCGTTTGATTATATTTTCCTTGAAATATGGGTTGGTTTGACTTCTTGCAAATGACTTCAAGGTGCCCAAATGCATTTAgtttacaatattttttttctttttggatgcAAGCAAGACTCAAATTTAGGACTTTGAGTGCAAcagtaaatatttttaattacttgAGCTACTAACTCTTTGTAAgtttagatttaaaaaaaagtaaGTAAAGAGTGGAAAAAAATGACTTTCTTTAACGCTACATAAAAGTAAGGAAAAATGAATTTCAATTCAGTTtaattttttccatttttgtcTTAAGAAAGGAGAAGAGCGAGAATCAAAGTTTTTCTGCAAGAGCAAGTAAAGTGCCCTACAACTAATATAAGATGGTCAACTACTTGTATATCAAGTAGAAACTTCAGATATCACTTCAACATCTGGTTATTTTTCGAAGTGTTTGAAAATGATTTCTAATgcgaattttcattttttatgtatgcCCTCTCGTTTCTTTTTGATCCACAGTTCTTATTAATATTTGTAAGAAAAGGCAACCATTTATTCAACGGAGAATTCTAAATAGTTATAAGATAGATTACGGAAAACTTGATCACCAAGAATGCTTAAATTCTTGACAAATTAAACGGCAGCCTGCAAGTGAATTTCCAAGTGACTATTTCGGTATTCTATCCTGACGAAATTCGAAGACATTTGCGTATGAATTTAGTTAGGAAAGTTGGATGCATGTTTAACCCTACAACGTTAATTCCCTTTCTGTTTTACTCAGTTGTTAGATTGTTTGTATGCAGCAGCAATGTGGTTAATAAGTCCTTTATTTCTCACAGAAATATTACATTGATCAACATATGAAGCGATCTTTAACATCAGAGAGGAACTGGAAATACGCATATCGCCATGACGTGATCAAAGCTAAAGAGCCACAAACTCCCCAAAATCCTACAATGAAACCAAGAGCCACTGAAATATAAAACCATGGAATTTCATTCCCATTGCCATGCACATCTTCCATGTTCTTAGTTGCATTATCACTTGTGTTCTGCTGGCATTTGTTTGGAAGCGGGGAACCGCAAAGTCCTGGGTTGCCCTCAAAGGCAGTGGCATCGAAGCCTTGGATCTGAGTGCCTAACGGTACTTGTCCTTGGAGGTTATTGTATGCAACACTAAGTGAAGCCAAGAAATGAAGATTTGATAGTGAAGCTGGGATTCCGCCCGACAGATGGTTTCTTGAGAGGTCTAATCTCTCCAAGTTTGTGAGGTTAGATACCTGGTCCGGAATGCTGCCAACGATGTTGTTGACGCTGAGATCCAGCTCGTGAAGGTTTTGCAACTGGCCTATCTCAACGGGAATATTGCCACTTAGACTGTTATTCCGGATGTAAATTGCTCGCGGCAAGTTGGACACATAGTTGTACTGCAGAGCTGTGACAGATGCATTTGTTCGCTGCGTGTTGATAGGTAGCTCGACATCACCACTATCTCTTTGAGCGGCAGGCTTCTCGGATACAAGAGCTTGTAGTGAGAAAAGCTCATTTGGAAGTCCCCCCGAAAGAGAGTTGTTGTTCAAGCTTATGAAGAAAAGACTGGGAAGACTTCCCAACCAATGAGGTATTGAGCCTGTGAGTCTGTTGGAAGACAAATCAAGGGCTTCGAGTTTCTTGAGCTTTGACATCCACACCGGAATATGACCTTTAAGTTGGCAATCCGATAAGCCAAAAAGGCGGAGATTTTGAAACCCAGAACCAATCATAGCATCACCATCCGGCAGTTCTTCACCTATAAAATTATTTGGAAGCAAGACCACCCTGAGACTTTCGAAACGCATCAATATATGCAGAGCGCCAGTGACATTGGTAAGTCTGTTGCTACCAAGTGCGAGGAAGGATAGGTATTTCAATGAAACAATCTCGGGTTGTATTTGTCCCTCTAGATAATTACCGCTCAGGCGAACTGCTTTCAGAAACTTGCATGAGTAAAGGCTTTTTGGCATGACACCGGAGAAGTAATTGCTCCCAAGATTAAGCTTGATAAGTTGATTGAGTTTTGAAAAATCTAGCTCCGAGATATTTCCATCTAAATGGTTGGATTCAAGATTGAGTTCGATAAGGTTTGTGCAATTCATCAAAGATGGGGGCAGGGGGCCTTCAAGATTGTTGAATTGAAGGAGCATGAGTTTTAATTTGGAGAGCTTCCCGATATGGAGAGGAAGTGCACCACTCAAATGATTAAAGTAAATCTCTAGGATTGTGAGGCTTGTGAGATTGACAACGTTGTTACTAATGTGACCGAAAAGCTGATTGGAAGGTAACGAAATTTCGTGAAGCGCTTGAGCTTTGAAGAGATCACTAGGAAGAGTCCCAGAAAGAGTATTAAAGCCCGCGCGAAAGATTTCCAATTTCAAACAGTTTCCTAGTCCGAGAGGAATTGAGCCATTGAAATCGTTGTGGGAGAAATCCAAGACTCTGACCGAAGAGGAACGAAGACAAATGGAGGAAGGTAATTTGCCAGTAAAATGATTTTTACTGACATTCAAGCTGCTCAAACTCCAGGCATGCTGGAGGAATGAAGATGGAATTGTTCCATTGAATTGATTGTTCGACAAATCCACTATTTGAATGTAACTAGATGATAGAAACAATGGTACTTCTCCGGAGAGAAGGTTATAGCTCAAATCAAGGATTTCGACGCGACTCAAGGACAACAGTAGTCCAACATCAAGAGGACCGGAAAGCAGGTTGTGGGAGAGATTGAGGTGCGAAAGATGTGTGAGGTTTCCAAGAGAGCAAGAAACGCCTCCTTGGAGCTGTTTAGAGGGCAACAAAACATGTGTTACCCTACCATTGGCATCACAGGCGATGCCTTCCCAGCGACAACAATCACTGGAAGACCAATTTAAACGAGAAGACATATTGAAAGATGACAAAAGAGAGTTGTGATCTGCCTTGTTGCAAGCATGGTTTGTAGAAATGAAAGCAGAGAACACAAAAAACAGGAAGAGGACTTCACAAGGCATTATATGACTAGGTTCCGGCATGGCGTTTTTCGCTACGGCTGTACCGGAGTTATATTGCTCACGTCGTTTCGGGGGTATATATACACTCCTTTGTTTGAACCGAAGGAGGTAGAAATTTTTGTATTCTTGTGCTCAGTGTTTGAATTTCTCAGTCTTTGCTAAATAGAGACTTGAGTGAAATGGGACGTCACTAACAATGGAGGGTCTAATCATGGGGTGGCAGCGACGTAATAGAATGTCTTCATTGACTTTTCGCTTGTCTGTTATTGACTTTTCGCTTGTGCTTTTGGAAGAGCTAAAAACATTTTTGTCTTCAAACATGGTTGGttgataaaaattttaaaagccCTTGGAGTCGTCGAAGCACTTTTAATCactttgacaattttttttatgcaaTCAAGTTAAGGAAATTCAATTAAATAGGTGAGTTGTGTAGTTAAGTATAAGAAGTAGAAGTGAGAGGCTCGTTAATGAATTAATTTAGTGAATTGTTCATGATTTAACAGCGTGTAAGTACTCTTACATGAAAGAGAATGTTACTTGCTcgatttttcctttttaaaatttaaatatcgTTCTTATAAAATGAAATGATACAGTTACAACTTACACGTAATAATTACATAATATAGCATGGCGTAGACCTATCATCCGTCAACTTATTTTACgactatatttttttctttgtctaGACTATGAAATATCAAATCTATAATAATAAATATGGAGAATTTGTTCATCTTTTTTGCTGGGTAAGATGCTTTATAATATGTTA encodes the following:
- the LOC126616089 gene encoding receptor-like protein 2; protein product: MPEPSHIMPCEVLFLFFVFSAFISTNHACNKADHNSLLSSFNMSSRLNWSSSDCCRWEGIACDANGRVTHVLLPSKQLQGGVSCSLGNLTHLSHLNLSHNLLSGPLDVGLLLSLSRVEILDLSYNLLSGEVPLFLSSSYIQIVDLSNNQFNGTIPSSFLQHAWSLSSLNVSKNHFTGKLPSSICLRSSSVRVLDFSHNDFNGSIPLGLGNCLKLEIFRAGFNTLSGTLPSDLFKAQALHEISLPSNQLFGHISNNVVNLTSLTILEIYFNHLSGALPLHIGKLSKLKLMLLQFNNLEGPLPPSLMNCTNLIELNLESNHLDGNISELDFSKLNQLIKLNLGSNYFSGVMPKSLYSCKFLKAVRLSGNYLEGQIQPEIVSLKYLSFLALGSNRLTNVTGALHILMRFESLRVVLLPNNFIGEELPDGDAMIGSGFQNLRLFGLSDCQLKGHIPVWMSKLKKLEALDLSSNRLTGSIPHWLGSLPSLFFISLNNNSLSGGLPNELFSLQALVSEKPAAQRDSGDVELPINTQRTNASVTALQYNYVSNLPRAIYIRNNSLSGNIPVEIGQLQNLHELDLSVNNIVGSIPDQVSNLTNLERLDLSRNHLSGGIPASLSNLHFLASLSVAYNNLQGQVPLGTQIQGFDATAFEGNPGLCGSPLPNKCQQNTSDNATKNMEDVHGNGNEIPWFYISVALGFIVGFWGVCGSLALITSWRYAYFQFLSDVKDRFIC